In Prescottella soli, a genomic segment contains:
- a CDS encoding hemolysin family protein has translation MGDLFGVLLTVVLLAGNAFFVGAEFALITARRDRLEALHAQGKKRAATVIKAGEHLSLMLAGAQLGITICSILLGKVGEPAIAHLIEKPMDLLGVPDSALHPIAFTIALSLVVVLHILLGEMVPKNIAIAGPEKSAMLLVPAHLAFIKLARPLISFYNFSANGILRLLRVEPKDELDATVSALELSEMIGESHTEGLIDEEEHRRLTQALETEGRTVADVMIPSDKVRTVPLTGAGTTLGAVEQAVIKTGYSRYPVRDADGSLVGYLHLKDVLDRVADESAGPETVIPRSDIRRLPRISVALPLDDALAGLRRASSHLGAVVDASGAVIGIVALEDLVEEFVGTVRDGTHRIDDVVPGQKAS, from the coding sequence GTGGGTGACCTGTTCGGTGTGCTGCTCACCGTCGTGCTGCTGGCGGGTAACGCATTCTTCGTCGGCGCCGAATTCGCGCTCATCACCGCGCGGCGTGACCGGCTCGAGGCGCTGCACGCGCAGGGCAAGAAGCGTGCCGCCACCGTCATCAAGGCGGGCGAGCACCTGTCGCTGATGCTGGCCGGCGCGCAGTTGGGCATCACGATCTGCTCGATCCTGCTCGGCAAGGTCGGCGAGCCGGCGATCGCGCACCTCATCGAGAAGCCGATGGACCTGCTCGGCGTCCCCGACAGCGCACTGCATCCGATCGCGTTCACGATCGCGTTGTCGCTGGTCGTGGTGCTGCACATCCTGCTCGGTGAGATGGTCCCGAAGAACATCGCGATCGCCGGGCCGGAGAAGTCCGCGATGCTGCTGGTTCCGGCCCATCTGGCGTTCATCAAGCTGGCCCGCCCGCTCATCTCGTTCTACAACTTCAGCGCCAACGGCATTCTCAGGCTGCTGCGCGTCGAACCCAAGGACGAGCTGGACGCGACGGTGTCCGCGCTGGAGCTGTCCGAGATGATCGGCGAATCCCACACGGAGGGCCTGATCGACGAGGAGGAGCACCGGCGCCTCACCCAGGCGCTCGAGACCGAGGGCCGCACCGTCGCCGACGTCATGATCCCGTCGGACAAGGTGCGCACCGTGCCGCTCACCGGCGCCGGCACCACACTCGGAGCGGTCGAGCAGGCGGTCATCAAGACCGGCTACTCGCGGTACCCGGTGCGGGACGCCGACGGCTCCCTGGTCGGCTACCTGCACCTGAAGGACGTGCTGGACCGGGTGGCCGACGAGTCCGCGGGGCCCGAGACGGTGATCCCGCGCTCGGACATCCGGCGCCTGCCGCGGATCTCGGTCGCGTTGCCGCTCGACGACGCCCTGGCGGGTCTGCGCCGCGCCAGCTCCCATCTGGGGGCGGTGGTCGACGCGTCCGGCGCGGTGATCGGTATCGTCGCGCTCGAGGATCTGGTCGAGGAGTTCGTCGGCACCGTGCGCGACGGCACCCACCGGATCGACGACGTCGTCCCCGGTCAGAAGGCGAGCTGA